In a genomic window of Gloeocapsopsis dulcis:
- a CDS encoding tetratricopeptide repeat protein, producing the protein MKLEPKNSQFYYYRGRSKIVLGAEREAIEDFTQAINLNPNYIGAYCQRGDVFYNLGCIQKAIEDYSKIITINPQEALAYFYLGFAQSALGEMQKAINNYNQALKINPNIAEVYYHRGFIFAQIGNLHRAIEDYNQAIRLDPSFAEAYSNRGLARYNLGDSQGAIEDYSKAVLASPENATTLYYRALVSVL; encoded by the coding sequence TTGAAACTTGAACCTAAAAATTCACAATTCTACTACTATAGAGGTCGTTCTAAAATAGTTTTAGGAGCTGAGCGAGAAGCTATTGAAGATTTTACTCAAGCTATTAACTTAAATCCTAATTATATTGGTGCTTATTGCCAAAGAGGTGATGTTTTTTATAATTTAGGCTGCATCCAAAAAGCAATAGAGGATTATAGCAAAATAATAACTATCAATCCTCAAGAAGCATTGGCTTACTTTTATCTTGGCTTTGCTCAATCTGCTTTAGGAGAAATGCAAAAGGCTATTAATAACTACAACCAGGCATTAAAAATTAATCCTAATATTGCTGAAGTATACTACCATCGCGGATTTATTTTTGCTCAAATAGGAAATTTACATAGAGCTATAGAAGATTACAATCAAGCTATACGCCTCGATCCAAGCTTTGCCGAAGCTTACAGCAATCGAGGACTTGCAAGATACAACTTGGGAGATTCCCAAGGAGCAATTGAGGACTACTCCAAAGCTGTGCTGGCTAGTCCTGAAAATGCCACAACACTTTATTACCGTGCGCTTGTTAGCGTACTGTAG
- a CDS encoding TrmH family RNA methyltransferase, giving the protein MLTSLQNPLVKQLRKLRSAKERQEQGLFLLEGTHLIQEACRAKYPIETVCCTPEWQSSNQLLWQQVSQQAKRGEVVSEDVLKAIATTVQPDGIVATAHRSSHHTQIPHSGLALALENVQDPGNVGTIIRTATAAGASGLWLSADSVDMYNPKVLRATAGQWFRLPIAVSSNLSTTIKECQQTGVQVIATLADAQLTYWEVDWLRPSLILLGNEGAGLSVEAVAQSDLCVKIPQSAEVESLNVAIAAALMLYEAQRQQRFSTTP; this is encoded by the coding sequence ATGCTCACCAGTTTGCAAAACCCTCTGGTCAAGCAGCTACGCAAGCTGCGTTCCGCAAAAGAACGGCAAGAACAAGGATTATTTTTATTAGAAGGAACACACCTCATTCAAGAAGCTTGTCGAGCAAAATACCCTATAGAGACAGTGTGTTGTACTCCAGAATGGCAAAGTAGCAATCAGTTGCTATGGCAACAAGTTAGTCAGCAAGCAAAACGCGGAGAAGTTGTTAGTGAAGATGTTTTGAAGGCGATCGCCACAACAGTACAGCCTGATGGTATTGTTGCAACAGCACACCGCAGTTCACATCACACGCAAATACCGCATAGTGGTTTAGCTCTAGCTTTAGAAAACGTACAAGATCCAGGCAATGTAGGTACAATCATTCGTACTGCTACTGCTGCTGGTGCTAGTGGATTATGGCTGAGTGCAGACAGCGTAGATATGTATAATCCCAAAGTTTTAAGAGCCACAGCAGGACAATGGTTTCGATTGCCGATCGCAGTGTCTTCTAATTTAAGTACAACTATTAAAGAATGTCAGCAGACAGGTGTGCAAGTCATCGCGACGCTTGCCGATGCACAGTTAACTTACTGGGAGGTAGATTGGCTGCGTCCTAGTTTAATTTTGCTGGGAAACGAAGGTGCAGGGTTATCTGTCGAAGCCGTAGCACAAAGCGATCTTTGTGTGAAAATTCCTCAAAGTGCTGAAGTCGAATCTTTGAATGTGGCGATCGCAGCTGCTTTAATGTTGTATGAAGCGCAACGTCAACAAAGGTTTTCAACGACACCATAA